The genomic region AATAAATGGATCTATCAGCAATTATTTAGTTGTCCAGCAATAATAGTTCTAGGATATTTCCATACTGTACACCATGAAGGAGTAGTTTTGTTCCCCATACTTAACTATAGAGTTAATATTTTGTTGGGAAGGAATGAAAAAAGAATAATCAATAATATTCCTAAACAGTTACTACCTAGTAGAATAGAGAGAATATGTATGAATATTGCTGAGGGCAATATATACTCATCTGATTTCCTCACAAATGCTATTATCAAGACAATGTTTTATGGAGGATTCAACGTTTTCATAAATAGAAATTCTGAAGCTGTTCCAGTAGTTTTGGATTTAATCAATACATCTACATACAAGTTCTTTCTAGAAACAAATAATGTAGTGATAGCGGGGTTTCCGTCAACTAGACTAGAAAGTTGGGTAATATTTGCTACAGCTTTAAGAACGGGTGATATAGAGCTTTTCAAGGAAGCATGTATTGATCTAAGAGGAGAAATTACTGCGGAAAAATGCAGTATTAATACACCATATGGTCGATTACTAGTGATCCCCAAAGATTATTTCAAAAAAATTGAACGGGCTAGAAAAAATTATATTGAAATAGTTCCCGATAACAATCCTATTCGCCACGTAGTAAAAATAAATCGTTGACATAAATTTCTGGAAGCTACGGAAAATAAATACAAGTATTATATGTTTGAATTTATCTAGGGATAATGTGGAATAGCATGATATATGTTAGACAAAATTATGGGGTTGATCTCTTTGGTTATAACAGTTAATGAGATGAGAGTTCTCGAAACAAACACTATAGGATTAGGTATTCCTCTTATTAGGCTAATGGAGGCTGCTGGTAAAAGTGTAGCTGATACAATTGCCTCGCGCATCTCCCCAAAAGAGGCTGATAAAACAGTCGTATTGATGGGTAGAGGCGGAAATGGCGGTGATTCACTGGTGGCTTCTAGATACTTAGCTAGCAAGGGCTATCATGTAGAAATTGTTCCAGCATATAGACCCGAACTCATAAATCACCCGGATACTCGTGAAAATTACCAAATAGTTTCTAGAATGGACTCGATAATTATTCATAAACCTGGAACAATTGATCCTATTAGAAATGCTGACATAATAATTGATGGATTACTAGGTACAGGAGTTAAGGGCTCTCTTCGAGAACCTATAAAAACACTTGTTGAAGAAGCAAACAAGACTAATGCAAAGCTTAAATTAGCAATAGACACACCTACAGGCTTAAATCCCGATACTGGTGAGATACATGGAGTAGCTTTCAAAGCAGACGTTACTGTGACGTTCCATGATGTTAAGCCTGGTCTCTTAAAAAACCCTGACATAACTGGCGAGATAATTGTTGCAAATATTGGTATTCCCCCAGAAGCACAAACATATGTTGGACCAGGAGATGTTTTATACAATATTCCTCCACGCAAACCAGATACTCATAAGGGAATGGCAGGGAAAATAGCGGTTATTGGTGGAAGCTATAGATTTACTGGCGCACCAGCTTTATCGGGTCTCGCAGCATTAGAGGCAGGATCTGATCTAGCTTTTATAATAGTGCCGAGCAGTGTGAGAAATATTATAGCTTCTTATTCACCGGAGCTAATAACGCTCCCCTATGAAGGAGAATACTTGGAACCGAGACATGTTGAAACTATTCTTAAATATATTGAGGAGATACGTCCACATGTAGTAGTTATAGGTCCTGGTCTCGGCAGATTACCGGAAACACTTGAAGCAACTAAGAAGATTATTGATGAATTGTTGAGGAGAAACATTAATCTTGTAATAGATGCTGATGCATTACGCACAATAGAATTTGGAAAAACAATATTTAATGGAAGAACAGTTCTAACTCCCCATAGAGGAGAATTCAAAGCATTCACAAACATAGCCTTATCTGGAAAACCTGTAGAGGATATGGAAAAAGTAGTTGAAGCTGCAAAAACACTAAATGCAACCATTCTTCTCAAAGCACCAATAGATATTATTAGTGACGGGTACCAAATCAAGCTTAACAAAACAGGAAACCCATACATGTCAATCGGTGGGACAGGAGATGTCCTCACAGGCATAGTTGCATCTATACTAGCTAAAACCAATAATCCATTCATATCTGCATGTGTAGGAGCATATATTAATGGATTAGTAGGAGATTACCTCCTACATGAAAAGAAAACTGTCTCACCAATAAACATTATAAAAACTCTAAACTATGTAATAAATAATCCATTAGAGATCCATGTGAAGACTTATTTAAACAAGTAAATAATTTTTACATTTTATATCATAAATAAAATCATGGGTAACCCGCGAAATTGTCTGCTGACATGGTTGGGGATGCAATATAATGCATTTTAATACAGGCTTTGCCTCCACAATATTGATTATAATAATAGTTATTCACAGCACCATATATATTACCTATTATGTTGTAGACAATGAAAAACCTATTTATAAAAAATATTTGCCTAAAGCTTGGTTTACATTGAAAGATAGAGATCACGACTATATTAGTGATAAGCTTCTCAATAATCAAAACAAAATTGTTAGAGCAATAATTGTATTCTCAACAAGAATTAGTAGTTATCATCTCAAACTAATCCAAACATTAGGCGGAAAAATAATAGGTGGACCATGGAGAAATGTTTTAAACGGTATTGCAATAGAGATTCCCCGCAATAATCTCCAATCACTCAAAGAAGCTCTTATCAGAACAGATTATGATCTAGATGGATACTCAGACCTATTATTTATTGAAGAAGATACTAGGATGACCCCTGATCTACACTATGCTACTAGACAAGTAAACATTAGACCAAGAATATGGAATCTAGGTTTTAAGGGTAAATATGTTACTATAGCATTAATAGATACTGGTATAAATGTAAATGCTCCAGGAATTAATCGTAGCAAAATAATTTATTCCTATAACGCAACATTAACCGGTGTTGATCCATTAAGAGACGAATTAGATCATGGAACGCATGTAGCGTCTGTTATTATTGGTGAAAACAATGGGTCCAATGGAAACTTAATACTATCCAAAGGACCCTTTAATATATCTAATACGGAGAATCAAGACTACATAACAATTTTGCCAACTCCTATCCCAGTATATAGTATGGGGGAGTTAAAGGTCAAGGTATACATTGCACCCTATAATAATAGCTACTCATATGAAGCATACCTGTATAAGACAATAAATTATGAAAACGTCTTAGAAGCGATCAAGAATAATGATTTAGAATACGTATGCTCAAATAGTTCTTGGAAAATCAACCATATAAGTGATCCAGATGGAAACCTATACGTAAATGCTGAAACACTTTTAACATACAATGTAACCAGCAAAGATGATCATGGAAACTATGTTATAGGATTACGTCATAATTCATCAAATATCTATTTATGGTTTAATGCAAGTGTTCCATCAATAATATCTAGAGACAAATACCCGATTAGTACTGGTGTTGCTCCGGAAGCAAACATTGCTATATTTAGAGTAGCTGATAAACAGGGAAAAATTTATCTCTCATATGTTCTAAACGCGCTAGATGAGATTAGCAGGGTTAAGGATATATATAATATTAGTGTTGTAAGCATTAGTTTATCATCAACAATATACTCCGCATCTATGGAAGAAGCAACGAAGAATATAGTTGAACAAGGCATAGTAATTGTTTCTTCTACTGGGAACTATGGTGTAAGAGAAGGCTTGAACGCTACCGGTATTTATCCAGCTAGTTTTCCATGGGTTATAAGTGTTGGAGCTGTTAACGGATTCAATAATATAACATATTATACAACAATTGGCGGATATAGTTCTATCTATAACGTATCAAAACCTGACCTATTAGCGCCTGGAGGAGACT from Staphylothermus marinus F1 harbors:
- a CDS encoding bifunctional ADP-dependent NAD(P)H-hydrate dehydratase/NAD(P)H-hydrate epimerase, with the translated sequence MVITVNEMRVLETNTIGLGIPLIRLMEAAGKSVADTIASRISPKEADKTVVLMGRGGNGGDSLVASRYLASKGYHVEIVPAYRPELINHPDTRENYQIVSRMDSIIIHKPGTIDPIRNADIIIDGLLGTGVKGSLREPIKTLVEEANKTNAKLKLAIDTPTGLNPDTGEIHGVAFKADVTVTFHDVKPGLLKNPDITGEIIVANIGIPPEAQTYVGPGDVLYNIPPRKPDTHKGMAGKIAVIGGSYRFTGAPALSGLAALEAGSDLAFIIVPSSVRNIIASYSPELITLPYEGEYLEPRHVETILKYIEEIRPHVVVIGPGLGRLPETLEATKKIIDELLRRNINLVIDADALRTIEFGKTIFNGRTVLTPHRGEFKAFTNIALSGKPVEDMEKVVEAAKTLNATILLKAPIDIISDGYQIKLNKTGNPYMSIGGTGDVLTGIVASILAKTNNPFISACVGAYINGLVGDYLLHEKKTVSPINIIKTLNYVINNPLEIHVKTYLNK